The nucleotide window ATCAGTCACGTCGCACAGACCCGCCGCACATTGATTATCTTAATCTCTTCCTGTACCCACCAGAGAGAAGGAAGTTCTTTGAGATGTCGTCGTTCGTGGAAACAAAAGGCATGGACACCCTGAAGAGCTCCCCCATTGAGTTTGTCGAGTATCCTTGGAGGCCTGTCATTCCTTAAAAACttatttggtgtgtgttttaactCATCACGAGGGTGGAAAGAAGTGATTGAGGGAAAAGCCTTTGTCTTGATACACATAAAAAGTGATGTTTGCCTTTTATCTGCTGTAGTTTAACAGCATGTAACAAACGGCCGGTGCACGTATTTGCCAAGCATGCAGCGTCTGGTTCTTAACAGCACTCCTCCAGGTACAATAAGAATCAGCTGAGCCGAATCTACCCGAAAGGAACAAGAGTGGACAGCTCCAACTACATGCCTCAGCTCTTCTGGAATGTCGGCTGCCAGATGGTGGCGCTAAACTTCCAGACCCTCGGTGAGTCCTGTTATTTCTGCCTTGGGCATGTAAGCTCAGAGCAATTCGTAACAAGCTCTGCGTTTTTAAGCTTTCAGCGCAATTCCAAGAAATATAAATAAGGTCTTAAAGGTCTTCCTGTGGCTGGCAGACACCGGGTGTAGATGCTTTATAAATAATTCAAGACTCAGGGAGGTCAAGTCAAAGCATCTTGGTCTTTATCCCTCTAAATCCCTCCTTTCCCAtctcttctcactctttctcatccCTCATTCCTCTCCACCAGACCTCCCTATGCAGCTCAACATGGGTGTGTTTGAGTACAACGGCCGCAGCGGCTACCTGCTGAAGCCTGAGTTCATGAGGAGGACGGACAAACACTTCGACCCTTTCACAGAAAACATCGTGGACGGGATAGTTGCCAATACTGTCAAAATTAAGGTGCGGGCGAAAGGTGTcatcatttcacattaaatgtcttTGTACGACTTGTTGAGTTAAATGTGTGTAATTTAAACATCCTTCCAGATAATCTCAGGCCAGTTCCTGACAGATAAAAAGGTGGGCGTGTACGTGGAAGTGGACATATTTGGACTTCCTGCTGATACAAAGAGGAAGTACAGAACCAAAACATCCAATGGGAACTCCCTGGACCCCGTGTGGGATGATGAAATGTTCGTGTTTAATAAGGTAACAAGTCTTCCTCTCACCCTTCATTGTCCTTTCTTAACTCTCACACGCTGTCTAAACGTCTCCTGTCAATGCCCGTCTCTCTCCAGGTGGTCCTCCCCACGCTGGCCTCTCTGAGGATAGCGGTGTTCGAAGAAAACGGCAAGTTTATTGGACACCGGATCCTCCCTGTGTCTGCCATTAGACCCggtcagtacacacacacaaacgtgcatAAACGCACTCTCGTAATGTCGCGCATTGAAAGAACGTCCTGCATATGGCTGCACTCGGTGGAAACATCATTCATTTACACTCTGCTGGGCCTTTTATTGTCCACCAGCACCAGTGCACGGCAGTCATTTATttgctcttccttccttctaGGCTACCACTACATCAACCTGAAGAATGAGCTAAACCAGCCCCTGCTCCTGCCCTCGCTGCTGGTTTACACTGAAGCTCAGGACTACATCCCTAATGAGCACCAGGGTAAGAGCACCACATTAACAACAGCACCCTCCACCACACAACCCACCCGAGCCACTTGACTTTACTCAGATGACTCACATTCAATTTTCCATGTTGAAGCAATTGGAGAAATACCACTACTACTATTTCAACTATTTATCCACTACATTTACATCATTACTTCAACTATTTATCCGCTACATTTACGTCATTACTTCAACTATTTATCCGCTACATTTACGTCATTACTTCAACTATTTATCCGCTACATTTACGTCATTACTtcagctgtttacctgttaATTTTACCTCATGATTCCAGCTGGTTATCCACTTCATTTAGCTCattatttcaactgtttatccattacttttaccTAATCAACTGTTCACCATTAAGACATGGTAAGGCACTTAAGGCactttgtcttgtgtgtgtgtgtgcgtgcgtgcgtgcgtgtgtgtgtgtgttcttagaGTATGCTGAGGCTCTGACCAACCCCATTAAGCACATCAGCCAATTGcacaagagagagacacagctgGCTGTTCTCCTAGAGGACAACAGTGAGGTAAGACATGTTGGACGATAACAAGCAGCTAAAATCacgttatgtgtgtgtggatgcaaaGACACAGAAATTCCCCAAACCCccctgatttttaaaaaaaatatctgttGATGATTGGCCTGTGGTCTGTCACTCACTCACGTTCATCcatttgttgctttttgctCCAGCATGTCACCAACCAGCCCAAAGAGGGAGAGACCAGGAAAGACAGCGAAGTCCTTCAGGGGGGTCGACTCCCCTCCCCCTTCCATGACCTCCCCCCCAGCTCATTGGATGTTGCCCCTGACATCATCAAATTACCTGCCCCAGGTAGAATGCTGTCTTAATGTCTTCATGTAGCACGCCTGTCAATGATCTGCATGTATCTTCGTTTGGTATTAATTTCCAACATATTAATAAGTTGCTCCCATGTGTATTTGCTTCAgcctgctaacgttagctcacgTAACATGTCCATGTGTGTCTTCACTGCTCAGATATCTATTGTAATATATTCACAAGATCTTTTCACGTCTCCAGAAAACCGGAGAATTCATGcatctcccaaaatgtcaacttttcatgaATTACAGCTGTTGAAAATGTTTATTAGCTCATCCCATTTATTCCATTAATGAAAAACATTGTCGTTTACCTTGTGTGTTAAACTCAGTAATGCCATGCtcattgttttattcatttgtgcTGCTTTACACCCGGTTCATTCTCCCATTGtccatttcacacacactgtctctgtgctttctttgtgtgtgtgtgtgtgtagcgcAAAGTCAGAAAGAAGACCTCATAGCCACTGTTCTGGCAGGTAAGATCACAGTCCAGCATGTTCATTTACACACAGAAATGAGGGAAATCATCTGTGTGTCACATAGAGTGGTGTGTAGGATATTTAATGAGCATTTTTTAAGTTAAGGATAAGACAGGAATGGTTAGTTTTCAGCAAGACTTCCATTGGGGATTGGCCATAATtccctttttgtctgtttgtctcagaCATCCAGGCCCAGTCTATAgaggagctgaagcagcagaagagcTATTTGAAGCTGGTCAAGAAACAGAGCAAAGAACTCAAAGAGCTACATAAGAAACACCTCAAGAAGGTAAACATATGGGAATGGACACGCTCATATGTTCTGCTTATGCTGTGCATAAATTCTGTATTGAAAATGGATGTGAGAAGTCCATGGTGCATGCAGAAAAATCATGTCCCTTTGCTcgtgtgtctttgcaggtgtggAATCTGAGTAAGGAGCAGAAGAGTCGGAGTAGCCAGATTCAGTCTGACACCCAGAGGAGACGCAGCCAGATGGAGAAACACCTCAAACGTAGCATCAAGAAAAAgtaaggatggatggatgaacagtGGACAAGATCTGAAGAAGTATCAGTaaatgagggagggaggtggaaaaTATGTGATGCAGATGACCAGAGTTTCTCTTAGCATTTGTGGTCGCGGCAGACTAAACTTGatctcattgtgtgtgtgtgtcattgtgtatgtgtgtgtgcgtgtgcgtgctcAGCGAGCCCCCGGAGCCGGTGCAGCGTGAGCTGACAGCGTTGGATCAGGAGATCGAGAAGCAGACGGTCCAGCTGAGGGAGTGGCAGATGCAAGAGCTGCTGAAGCTCCGACGGCAGCTTCACACACTGGAGCGAGAGAAGcaacaaacacacctgcaagaggtaaggacacacacacacacacacacacacacacacacacacacacacacacacacacacacacacacacacacacacacacacacacacacacacatacctatGTATGAAAAGTGTCAACGCCTTCCTCGGGTCTTTGCATACTCAAGGTGACACGCTTAGAGTAACACTGTGTCCCTGCTGTGAATTCTTAAATATACAAACGCCCGCGCACGGAGTTCATCATTAGTTGACCTCTGCGGAACTTTGTGGCACTTCCGTACATCTGCACCGTGATTCGCTGACAGGTCGTCCTCTGCTGCGGTGTGTTTTTAGGCCTTCCAGAAGTTAAAGGAGACGGCCCATGAATGCCAAGCAGCTCAGCTGAAGAAGCTCAGGGAGACGTGCGAGAAGTAAGTGCAGCCGCCTCACCTTGCACCCAATAACCAAAGGACACAGAAGTTGCTGCTTTTACTGAGGTTATGGTGTAATGAGGTGTTAGTTTTTGCCAAATCCATAGTGTAGATTGGCTTTTGTCCCTTTTCGCACCATGTGGTTTGATTCCAGGAAGCTAGCTCGGCCTTACTCGCCTTTGTTCGGTCTGTAATATCACTCTGTAATTGCATCTGCAGGGAGAagaaagagctgcagaaaatcCTGGACAGGAAGCGACAAAACAGCATCAGCGAAGCCAAGAGCCGCGACAAAGACAAGGCGGAAACGTGAGAAACTCCTTTCTGTTATTTGTCTCGAATTACAGATATTTATTGGACATATGGACTGTCGGACCTTATTTTGACACAGTGATTCCTCTCTGCAGGGAGCTGAATGAGATCAACAGGAAACATATTCAAGATTCGGTCGCCTTAATCCGCGGGGTAATTACACCCTctagcgcacacacacacacgcacacacacacacacacacacacacacacacacacacacacacacacacacactcattaccTACTTTATAGTACACTTTTCTGCCATTGGCATCAACTTTACTCCACTTCTCTCGCACATCATCTTCTTTCCTCCCATATTTGTCTAATTTTGCCTCCTAATCCACGTTGGGATCcttgctttccttttcttttttccctggTTTCTCTTAAAATCTGTATCTCCCATCTATTCCTACTTCCCAGCTGGAGGAGGCTCAGACCAGGAGGCAGGACAAACTTATGCTGAGGCAGCGGGAGGTGCTGCAACACATAGACGAGGAGCTGCCGCTGGTGAGCAAGAAGCACACTGACTCACTTGCACATTGAAGTGCTGCCATTTAACCCATTCGACAGCAGAGACACTTTTTGTTGTACTCCTGTCTTCCCAACAAAGGCAAAACACAGTAAAATCACacatgctgtgaaaaaaaaaacaactagaTGGCAGTGGCAGCGAGATGAGACGATTGACTCGTCTCAGGAGCCAGGAagtgcttagcttagcttagcttagcatagagactaGAAGcggggggaaactgctagccgAGCCCTGTCCAGTGTTCAAAAACCTGCCACTCTAACATGAGCCGTGTTTGTGTaatgtgtacacacaaacagaaatttaaaaaggaaagttttgtggttttaaagacattttggtTACAGCATTTAAATCCTCACTGGTTCGCTCCGTATAATGATGACAGTGGTATCGATCTTTTCATCCAACACTCAGCATGAAAGTGAATTTCCCAAAGTCTCAGTCTATTACTTTGACACTTGAACATCCTTTTAATATTTTCCTGGTATTTCTTatccagcttcaggctcagttGGAGAGGGAACTGGAGGAGGAGTATAAGCAACTACCGGAGGAAATCTGCCAGCACCTTCAGCTGGAGCTCCAAAACAAAGGTCTCCGAAAGGACGCCCTGTTCTCTTCCttgtccaatcacagcagccccagccccagctcCGGCTCGGGCCCGCCCTCCAACTGCTCCACGCCCTCTTACCCATCAACGCCCAATCGGAGTACCAGTCGGAGCAGGAGCATGGACAATAGCACTGCCTCATTGGCTGACTCCACTTCCTCGTCCATCACTCCCGTCCTGTCAGAGGCGGAGATGTCGTTCACTTAAACTTATTGTAAAAAGGAAAATAGATGCATTCAACTGGGGTCTATAATGATTATAATGCGGGATAGTATTGATATTAATTATTAACtaattttattccttttttttatgaCAGACTGTTTTGTTCTTGTCTACAGAGctatattattttttattttgctgttttagtCAGATGACACATCATGCTTTTTGTTGGACGATTTCAGAAGAATCATAACcaaacttttttctctttttttttttttccattttcttgtCCTGTTGTCTTGCTTTTAATGTcatatgttttcttttccatcatTCCCCTTTTTTTGTCTGGTCAGTAAGCTTTGCTGTGGTTCTGCCACATCACGAGCTTTATGTTCACACTGTTCACCTTCAGCCTCTTTTTTGACACTTTAAAAATGGCCTCCAGACACACAGTTGGCCCAATGACTACCATACTGGAAGAAACATTTAATTCTCACTGCAattttttagtttgtttgtaGTAACATTTGACCAATGAGATTGCTGCATTGTGGCCTCATTTCCTACAAATAGATGGGCAATTATTATATGTAACAATGAGTGCTACAAACAAATATCAAAACCACACATCTTATCTGCTTTTGCAAGTAAGATCAAGATTAGAGACATATTTGCAAGAATTGAGCATCAAGAGGGAATATAAAGGAAAAGAGGGCTGAATTTTCATCCTGACAGTTCAGACTTAAAAACTAGTGTTATAGTTGTAATGGCAGCAGCtgaccagcaggtggtgctgcagCCTTAACTGTTATGTCAAATTGGGGGTTTGCGCTTTCCAATCAGCCAGCCTGATTATCCTATTATACTGTACCgcgacacacacatacacacacacagtctcactcACCTGTCTCAGCAGGATTTGCAGAGTCATTGGGATAAAGTCTGTGGCCTTTGACCTCCAATCAAAATCCAGCCAAGGTTGAATTGTGGGGCGGTCAGCAGACATCCATCTGGCCAGaaacgcgtgtgtgtgtgtgtgtgtgtgtgtgtgtgtgtgtgtgtgtgtgtgtgtgtgtgtgtgtgtgtgtgtgtgtgtgtgtgtgtgtgtgtgtgtgtgtgtgtttgagagagcgGGTAGAGAGGAGAGGGTTTAAATTATGTAAcactcactttcacacacacatgcttgacTGTATTTTTAAGTGAGGGATCTATGATGAGGCTTTGTGGCCACACACTGTGGtatgcctacacacacacacagcttattGGTTCAGAGGCCAAAAGTCTCTAAAAATCCTCCCCCCATCCAATCAATCTACCCCCActgtacacacgcacactgatacacacacttaAGGGAAAAACTTTAATAATTTTACAAATATTGGAGATTACTAAACTAAACtctgcaggggtgtgtgtgtgtgtgtgtgtgtgtgtgtgtgtgtgtgtgtgtgtgtgtgtgtgtgtgtgtgtgtgtgtgtgtgtgtgtgtgtgtgtgtgtgtgtgtgtgtgtgtgtgtgtgtgtgtgtgtgtgtgtgtgtgtgtgtggccagaaGTTAATCTCTTGATGAGACATCTGCTTCTCGGGACAGTAATATCTCCTACTAAATGGAAAGagcctgctttgtgtgtgtgtgtgtgtgtgtggatgcatatAGTTTGCCACTTTTGCAGCTTGGAGAAAGACATTATACAGTCTGCTTAAATGGCAACACCACCGCAGGAGAGCCTTTGGATGACgacttaaagctgctctgtgacagTTTAATGTAAAAACGCGCTCATATTTTTAATCTGAATCAGAAATGAGGCAAACACATGAGAGCATTTCATCCCCTTCTAATTGAAACACTGTAGGTTTGCTCAATTCGACAAATTACTGTTGGATTAGTGTTGGAGAATGTGTCAAGGAGTCCTGTCGCAGCTCAGAAAGTGACCACTTAGGCAAAAGCTGAAGTCAGTTTTGTGATGCTTTAATTTCTCTGAAGCCTCAGAATTCAGAGAGTTCTCCCTTATTGCCATTAAGGGCCTCATCACAGTGAAAACAACCAGAATTGTCAGCGGACAGACGAGCACCCATTGAAATGCCCCACATGGGTCCCTCATTGTGTTCGATACTTGATTCAGTCTGAACAGTCAGTGTAGAGATTGTGGTGCAGGAAACGAAACGGTACTTTAAGttaaaattcagtgtttttgtccttgCTCTTTATTTTCAGCCATTGCAGgagttgtctttttgttttttttacagttgcTTTTTCCTCTCAGGTCCACTCTGAGGGGTCACATGATGGCACTCTGTGTATATGTTTATGTGAATTTTACTACTGACCACAAGTGCTGAAGAGGGATGGAGGTCAGGAGAGGCTGAGGGGAGACTGGCGGTGAAGTAAATTTAGGCTTTTTCTCAAAGAAAAGATTGTTTTTAGATGAgatcgggggggggggagtcCTGCCTCACCCTCGCCCACCTCCCTCCTTCAGCGAGCActggctgcctgtctgtctgattattcgccctcacacacactttgtaaaCTGTCATCCATTTAAATGGAAATTTTAacaactttttcttttgtggttTTTATTGATGGAAGAAAAGAGATCTGTATTTATTCACTCAGTTAACAATTTAGAGAGTGTAAAAGGTTTTCATGCATTAAGCCTCCATTACAAATTCAGTGTGCATGACTCGTGTTGGACGCTGTAAAGCCACTGGGAGCCAATAACGGTTATGAAATTGTTGGTTAAACTTATCGGTCGTTAGTaggacagcaacaacaacatacaTCTGCTGGGATCAGCACTTCCCTTAAATGAACACTCTGACCTTTTGATCTGTGATCATTTAACAGTCCAGCATTGCCGGGCTGTTCA belongs to Chaetodon trifascialis isolate fChaTrf1 chromosome 23, fChaTrf1.hap1, whole genome shotgun sequence and includes:
- the plcb3 gene encoding 1-phosphatidylinositol 4,5-bisphosphate phosphodiesterase beta-3 isoform X2, translated to MAGAKPGVHALQLKPVSVHETLKKGGKFIKWDEEPNSGPPTLVTLKVDPDGFFLYWTGGSNLEVEILDMSTIRDTRTGKYAKQPKDPKLREVLGFGKGDNVEGKLVTVVHGNDLVNTSFLNFQAMQEDTAKIWTDELFTLATNILSQNASRNTFLFKAYTRLKLQVNQDGKIPVKNILKMFSDKKRVETALEQCGLVNNRSEGLKPDDFTWEAFQKFLDSLCLRPEIQSIFEESGSKRKPFISLDQLMDFINRRQRDSRLNEVLYPPLKREQVRQIMEKYETNTSQLERDQISLQAFARYLGGEENSIAPPERLDIIDDMNQPLSHYFINSSHNTYLTVGQLTGLSSVEMYRQVLLTGCRCVELDCWKGRPQDEEPYITHGFTMTTEIPFKEVIEAIAESAFKTSPYPVILSFENHVDSAKQQAKMAEYCRTIFGDALLIDPLEKYPLEPGQPLPSPQEMLGKILIKNKKKHHHHRPSSGGSIRRREQEEQSSPNNDCPLNDSDGSQLLSNGEEKLAERMIKELEPRKSLGGEGESEEDEEDETATEPKKPNSDEGTASSEVNATEEMSTLVNYIEPVKFKSFEVATKRRKFFEMSSFVETKGMDTLKSSPIEFVEYNKNQLSRIYPKGTRVDSSNYMPQLFWNVGCQMVALNFQTLDLPMQLNMGVFEYNGRSGYLLKPEFMRRTDKHFDPFTENIVDGIVANTVKIKIISGQFLTDKKVGVYVEVDIFGLPADTKRKYRTKTSNGNSLDPVWDDEMFVFNKVVLPTLASLRIAVFEENGKFIGHRILPVSAIRPGYHYINLKNELNQPLLLPSLLVYTEAQDYIPNEHQEYAEALTNPIKHISQLHKRETQLAVLLEDNSEHVTNQPKEGETRKDSEVLQGGRLPSPFHDLPPSSLDVAPDIIKLPAPAQSQKEDLIATVLADIQAQSIEELKQQKSYLKLVKKQSKELKELHKKHLKKVWNLSKEQKSRSSQIQSDTQRRRSQMEKHLKRSIKKNEPPEPVQRELTALDQEIEKQTVQLREWQMQELLKLRRQLHTLEREKQQTHLQEAFQKLKETAHECQAAQLKKLRETCEKEKKELQKILDRKRQNSISEAKSRDKDKAETELNEINRKHIQDSVALIRGLEEAQTRRQDKLMLRQREVLQHIDEELPLLQAQLERELEEEYKQLPEEICQHLQLELQNKGLRKDALFSSLSNHSSPSPSSGSGPPSNCSTPSYPSTPNRSTSRSRSMDNSTASLADSTSSSITPVLSEAEMSFT
- the plcb3 gene encoding 1-phosphatidylinositol 4,5-bisphosphate phosphodiesterase beta-3 isoform X1; the protein is MAGAKPGVHALQLKPVSVHETLKKGGKFIKWDEPTLEPKLKEPNSGPPTLVTLKVDPDGFFLYWTGGSNLEVEILDMSTIRDTRTGKYAKQPKDPKLREVLGFGKGDNVEGKLVTVVHGNDLVNTSFLNFQAMQEDTAKIWTDELFTLATNILSQNASRNTFLFKAYTRLKLQVNQDGKIPVKNILKMFSDKKRVETALEQCGLVNNRSEGLKPDDFTWEAFQKFLDSLCLRPEIQSIFEESGSKRKPFISLDQLMDFINRRQRDSRLNEVLYPPLKREQVRQIMEKYETNTSQLERDQISLQAFARYLGGEENSIAPPERLDIIDDMNQPLSHYFINSSHNTYLTVGQLTGLSSVEMYRQVLLTGCRCVELDCWKGRPQDEEPYITHGFTMTTEIPFKEVIEAIAESAFKTSPYPVILSFENHVDSAKQQAKMAEYCRTIFGDALLIDPLEKYPLEPGQPLPSPQEMLGKILIKNKKKHHHHRPSSGGSIRRREQEEQSSPNNDCPLNDSDGSQLLSNGEEKLAERMIKELEPRKSLGGEGESEEDEEDETATEPKKPNSDEGTASSEVNATEEMSTLVNYIEPVKFKSFEVATKRRKFFEMSSFVETKGMDTLKSSPIEFVEYNKNQLSRIYPKGTRVDSSNYMPQLFWNVGCQMVALNFQTLDLPMQLNMGVFEYNGRSGYLLKPEFMRRTDKHFDPFTENIVDGIVANTVKIKIISGQFLTDKKVGVYVEVDIFGLPADTKRKYRTKTSNGNSLDPVWDDEMFVFNKVVLPTLASLRIAVFEENGKFIGHRILPVSAIRPGYHYINLKNELNQPLLLPSLLVYTEAQDYIPNEHQEYAEALTNPIKHISQLHKRETQLAVLLEDNSEHVTNQPKEGETRKDSEVLQGGRLPSPFHDLPPSSLDVAPDIIKLPAPAQSQKEDLIATVLADIQAQSIEELKQQKSYLKLVKKQSKELKELHKKHLKKVWNLSKEQKSRSSQIQSDTQRRRSQMEKHLKRSIKKNEPPEPVQRELTALDQEIEKQTVQLREWQMQELLKLRRQLHTLEREKQQTHLQEAFQKLKETAHECQAAQLKKLRETCEKEKKELQKILDRKRQNSISEAKSRDKDKAETELNEINRKHIQDSVALIRGLEEAQTRRQDKLMLRQREVLQHIDEELPLLQAQLERELEEEYKQLPEEICQHLQLELQNKGLRKDALFSSLSNHSSPSPSSGSGPPSNCSTPSYPSTPNRSTSRSRSMDNSTASLADSTSSSITPVLSEAEMSFT
- the plcb3 gene encoding 1-phosphatidylinositol 4,5-bisphosphate phosphodiesterase beta-3 isoform X3, with protein sequence MAGAKPGVHALQLKPVSVHETLKKGGKFIKWDEPTLEPKLKEPNSGPPTLVTLKVDPDGFFLYWTGGSNLEVEILDMSTIRDTRTGKYAKQPKDPKLREVLGFGKGDNVEGKLVTVVHGNDLVNTSFLNFQAMQEDTAKIWTDELFTLATNILSQNASRNTFLFKAYTRLKLQVNQDGKIPVKNILKMFSDKKRVETALEQCGLVNNRSEGLKPDDFTWEAFQKFLDSLCLRPEIQSIFEESGSKRKPFISLDQLMDFINRRQRDSRLNEVLYPPLKREQVRQIMEKYETNTSQLERDQISLQAFARYLGGEENSIAPPERLDIIDDMNQPLSHYFINSSHNTYLTVGQLTGLSSVEMYRQVLLTGCRCVELDCWKGRPQDEEPYITHGFTMTTEIPFKEVIEAIAESAFKTSPYPVILSFENHVDSAKQQAKMAEYCRTIFGDALLIDPLEKYPLEPGQPLPSPQEMLGKILIKNKKKHHHHRPSSGGSIRRREQEEQSSPNNDCPLNDSDGSQLLSNGEEKLAERMIKELEPRKSLGGEGESEEDEEDETATEPKKPNSDEGTASSEVNATEEMSTLVNYIEPVKFKSFEVATKRRKFFEMSSFVETKGMDTLKSSPIEFVEYNKNQLSRIYPKGTRVDSSNYMPQLFWNVGCQMVALNFQTLDLPMQLNMGVFEYNGRSGYLLKPEFMRRTDKHFDPFTENIVDGIVANTVKIKIISGQFLTDKKVGVYVEVDIFGLPADTKRKYRTKTSNGNSLDPVWDDEMFVFNKVVLPTLASLRIAVFEENGKFIGHRILPVSAIRPGYHYINLKNELNQPLLLPSLLVYTEAQDYIPNEHQEYAEALTNPIKHISQLHKRETQLAVLLEDNSEHVTNQPKEGETRKDSEVLQGGRLPSPFHDLPPSSLDVAPDIIKLPAPDIQAQSIEELKQQKSYLKLVKKQSKELKELHKKHLKKVWNLSKEQKSRSSQIQSDTQRRRSQMEKHLKRSIKKNEPPEPVQRELTALDQEIEKQTVQLREWQMQELLKLRRQLHTLEREKQQTHLQEAFQKLKETAHECQAAQLKKLRETCEKEKKELQKILDRKRQNSISEAKSRDKDKAETELNEINRKHIQDSVALIRGLEEAQTRRQDKLMLRQREVLQHIDEELPLLQAQLERELEEEYKQLPEEICQHLQLELQNKGLRKDALFSSLSNHSSPSPSSGSGPPSNCSTPSYPSTPNRSTSRSRSMDNSTASLADSTSSSITPVLSEAEMSFT